The Elusimicrobiales bacterium genome window below encodes:
- a CDS encoding DUF4931 domain-containing protein: MTPELRRDPIIGRWVIIASGRRLRPSDFKPEAAASDDVSKCPFCPGREADTPAETFACGPARRKPGQPGWTLRVVGNKFPALDPAGRIHRHGVGMYDEMDGAGAHEVIIETPHHVRHIADMEDCEVEDIFRAYRHRMLAAAQDKRLQYALVFKNYGRAAGATLSHPHSQLIALPMVPIRVRQEMDGSKAYHDYKERCVFCDIIREERRFAERIVCEDGDFIAMEPYASRFQFETWILPKEHSGHYERISAGGIKNLARLMKTVMAKLRRATGGAPFNWMLHTMPLRDHENAHYHWHIELMPKTGTIAGFEWGSGCYINSLPPELAAKTLNET; encoded by the coding sequence ATGACCCCCGAACTCCGCAGAGACCCCATTATAGGACGCTGGGTGATAATCGCCTCCGGGCGGAGGCTGCGCCCGTCGGATTTCAAGCCGGAGGCGGCAGCCTCGGACGACGTTTCCAAATGCCCCTTCTGCCCCGGGCGCGAGGCCGACACCCCCGCCGAAACCTTCGCCTGCGGCCCCGCGCGGCGCAAACCGGGCCAGCCCGGCTGGACTTTGCGCGTGGTGGGCAACAAATTTCCCGCTCTTGACCCGGCGGGCCGTATTCACCGCCACGGCGTCGGCATGTATGACGAGATGGACGGCGCCGGCGCGCACGAGGTCATCATAGAAACCCCGCACCATGTCCGCCATATAGCCGACATGGAGGACTGCGAGGTGGAGGATATTTTCCGCGCCTACCGCCACAGGATGCTGGCCGCCGCGCAGGACAAGCGGCTTCAGTACGCGCTGGTTTTCAAAAATTACGGCCGGGCGGCGGGGGCGACGCTTTCGCATCCGCATTCGCAGCTTATCGCGCTGCCGATGGTGCCCATCCGCGTCCGGCAGGAGATGGACGGCAGCAAGGCCTATCACGATTATAAAGAGCGCTGCGTTTTCTGCGACATCATCCGCGAGGAGCGGCGTTTCGCCGAGCGCATAGTCTGCGAGGACGGCGATTTCATAGCCATGGAGCCCTACGCCAGCCGCTTCCAGTTTGAAACCTGGATTTTGCCAAAGGAGCATTCCGGCCATTACGAGCGCATTTCCGCCGGAGGCATAAAAAACCTCGCCCGGCTGATGAAGACCGTCATGGCCAAGCTGCGCCGGGCCACCGGCGGCGCGCCGTTCAACTGGATGCTGCACACCATGCCGCTGCGCGATCACGAGAACGCGCATTACCACTGGCACATAGAGCTTATGCCCAAAACCGGCACCATCGCCGGCTTTGAATGGGGCAGCGGCTGTTACATAAACTCCCTCCCCCCCGAACTGGCGGCAAAAACCCTTAACGAGACGTAA